ATAGTAACAGTGCTGAAGTTGAGAAAGGGGGGAAAAGGGGGACTGCAGCATAAATTTAAGGGGAGTCATGAAATACAGACCTGATACTCTTCTCCTCCCTCAAGTTTAATGCGTTTGAAAGGATGCCAGTCCGGATCCTTCAGATATTCCTCCCACAATGAGCACATTTCCGAAGCTCTCTCCTCAGCTAGTTCCTCATTATATCTTCTCTTCATTGCTTCAAGGAACGGTTTACCATCAAGTTCCCCCATTCTCTTAACGCCGATATTTGCACGCcttgatatttcttttaatccCTACAAAGTGATTGAATTAGCACTTCCTGAATAGAAAGTGTCATGAGCCATAAAGGCTGAAGCAGAGTTTTAAGAACTTATATGAAAAGCATGTTCGCAAATCAATTCGACTGATAAACCTAACAATTCAGTAAAAAAAACAGTTGCAAAGCCTTAACCCATGTTTCATTTGACAGAACTGCAATATCTcgggggaaagaaaaaaaaaatgtacaCAATCAACCAACTTGCTTTTGATCACCTGTGCTTCAGCTAATCTTTTTATCATATCCATTAGTTTTTAGTGAGGAAAAGGTGTTGAAATACAACCAATTAGCTAAAAACCATGCATTACTATCCAATGAGCCTGATTTCTTTGGCTTATTTCAGTTTTCCCAATACCATCATATAATTCATGATTAAGCGAGCTTACCTTGTAAGGCAACAAATCATAATCTCAATATCACCattggaaaaatatatgttCAAAGATACTAAAAGACTTTCAAGTCGACATCTGCTAACTAAAGTCTGCAGTAATGCACAAGGTTGAAAAGAAAACTCACATTAATCAATTCTTTGCGAGCATCCTGCAGCTCATCATTGCTCTTACGTTCGCTTACAATAAGAGTTTGGTTCAGTGCTTCTAAATCTTCAAGCTCTCCCTCCTTTTCTCTCAAATCCTTAAGACTCGCCTCTATCTTTTGCAATACTTCTTTATCATCTTCATCTCCCATGTGCCTAATTACATTCAACGAACCTCTCAGTTGCTCGATTTCCAGTTCTAATGCCTGTTTTTGGTCTAATTGTTTCTCCAGTTGAATTATCCTATTGTGAAGTTCCTCCTTTTGCCTCTGGATAATTGGTGGTCCAATCATATAATAAGTTCTCAGCATTGTAAAACCGGAAAGGTAGTATTctggtaaagaaaaaaaaagggcacGAATGATAAACAAAACCTTCTGATCTTCAGCcaatttcattacattttcatcaGCCCTTTTTTGCTCCAAAGCAGCCATTTGTAATGAACTATTTTGAACAGCAttcttgaagaagaaaaatgttaGTTTTAGATTCTCCAGGAACTCTTTGATCAACATTCCTGAGTATACAACTAAAATGAAACACATCAAGATGCTGCAAGAGCAACCAAAGttgattttattctttttatcgTTTTGCCTTCATGATAAAAGAAACTAATGGTAGGAAATCACCAATTCTAGATTTTAGCTTGCAATGTAGGCACCTATGTTTACCCTTCAGAATATATGATTACATATTATTCAGGAGATTCATGATTTTGAGAATCAACGATTATCTCCACAATTTGTGATAGACGAATTTCTATCAAGACTGTCAATAAGGAACAAAAATGTTGATTTCGGGACAACATTGTTGCAAAAGGAAAAACTCTACACCAGGATTATGAGTTCCAATGGCATCAATTCCGAAGTGGTCATATGAACAGAATATTAAACAGTAGTTTCACCGAGAACACCTCAATATAAAACTTGAGGAGAACAAGcaaaagtgaaaatgaagaaTGAAGCATAGCACCTGTTCAAGCTCCTCAGCTAACTTTTTTCTTTCAGTTTCATTGAGTGCCTCTCGCTTTTCAAGTTCAACTCCACGCAATTCCAGTTCCTTTTTATGAGTTTCTAGCTGTGACTTAAGCTTTTCGTGGTCACTAGAAATCTTCTGGAAGTGTTCCCTTGCACTTAGTTGAATCTTTTTAATCTCTGTGAACAGTAGCAACATGAGTTTGATACCTTTGAGACTACAGTAGTACCCGAAAACAGTTTCAAACATTAAAGTTAATGGAACACCACAGTATTGTATAAAAACAGTAATGACGTGTAACAGACTCGATGTAGGCTACCATCGGCAAACAGAACTGAACACTCAAAAACAGAATAAAACCAACAGATGAATGGAATGTGTGTATTATTACAACTTGATAAGAATTAAAAACACACCTTCATTATATGCTTGAAGAAGGTTTTCCTTTTCCTCCATTAAAACCTCAAGGGACTTGGAAGTTTCAGAACATATTGCTTCCAGTTCTTTTATGTGTTTGGTTTTAGTCTCGATGATATTTGTCAAATTTGATACAAGCCTATCTTGTTTCCTGGCTTCTTCCTCCATGAGCTCGGAAATGGTCTTAAGGTCACCAATCTTGCGTAAATGGTCTCCAATAATACCACTCGCATTGTAGTCATCAGCACGGGCAACCCAAGCATAAAGACCATGCTTAACATCATCATTAGCACCCCAGTCCTTTTTCCCATGGTGATCTGCCTCGTAAGCCTTCTCAAACGACAAGGCATTATGTAGCCCTGGCCAGCCTTTACGGAATTCCACAACAGCAGTCCCAGAATGACCACGGAAATTCCAAAGGGGGTGAACTCTTACGGGGTTGAACCCTCTCCTGATCAACTCATCC
This genomic stretch from Gossypium raimondii isolate GPD5lz chromosome 6, ASM2569854v1, whole genome shotgun sequence harbors:
- the LOC105773053 gene encoding protein INVOLVED IN DE NOVO 2, coding for MDISSGDDSDISESEMEEYEDKSYEKLKNGKYTVMVSDETYTCPYCPKSNKQKYRYKDLLQHASGVGNSSSAKRKPRVKANHLALARYLETDLVPVVSSPKPVVEEDPPSGCDHDEKIVWPCTGIVVNIPTRRSADGRSVGESGSKLRDELIRRGFNPVRVHPLWNFRGHSGTAVVEFRKGWPGLHNALSFEKAYEADHHGKKDWGANDDVKHGLYAWVARADDYNASGIIGDHLRKIGDLKTISELMEEEARKQDRLVSNLTNIIETKTKHIKELEAICSETSKSLEVLMEEKENLLQAYNEEIKKIQLSAREHFQKISSDHEKLKSQLETHKKELELRGVELEKREALNETERKKLAEELEQNAVQNSSLQMAALEQKRADENVMKLAEDQKRQKEELHNRIIQLEKQLDQKQALELEIEQLRGSLNVIRHMGDEDDKEVLQKIEASLKDLREKEGELEDLEALNQTLIVSERKSNDELQDARKELINGLKEISRRANIGVKRMGELDGKPFLEAMKRRYNEELAEERASEMCSLWEEYLKDPDWHPFKRIKLEGGEEYQEVIDDEDEKLRDLKAEMGNEAYKSVTLAIKEINEYNPSGRYVISELWNYREGRKASLKEGVEFLLELWETVKRRRGMT